In the Caenorhabditis elegans chromosome X genome, one interval contains:
- the tnt-3 gene encoding Troponin T (Confirmed by transcript evidence), producing MSDEEEQYTDEEVEEVDEEEVEADYAPSETDTTRSDRPKTKSFTEDEEGLTEGERAMAAAKRRHEEEQHAKLQDYEERRRTEREKEEEELKKLKEKQEKRKLEREQEEKEMEERRRAADDRRRQEEEERKAKVDQDRRNREEEKNKKNQLSGFQTGGQGGRNFTVAKKAAQNDKFGNIVQAKQEMGMTKEQQEDAKRAFLAAIRKEIPNASEVPQSELKAKIKELHQRICKLETEKYDLEKRHERQEYDMKELNERQRQVTRNSALKKGIDPAEVGNTRYPPKQLIASKFERQRVQTFSDRRALFTNTKKLDTDAYFDWLNSFNYIAPQSLNIISARDDIHAYLNSPDRCPKYIEKEPTICTSQPVFTPRRLSIPAAFLKQG from the exons ATGTCCGACGAGGAAGAACAATA CACTGACGAGGAGGTCGAGGAGGTCGACGAAGAAGAAGTCGAAGCCGATTATGCTCCGTCTGAAACTGATACCACTCGATCTGACCG ACCAAAAACCAAATCGTTCACTGAAGACGAAGAAGGCCTGACCGAAGGAGAACGTGCTATGGCG GCAGCCAAACGCCGTCACGAGGAAGAACAACACGCAAAACTTCAGGATTACGAGGAACGGCGTCGCACCGAACGTGAGAAGGAGGAAGAAGAGctgaagaaattgaaagagAAACAGGAGAAGAGAAAACTCGAACGAGAACAGGAAGAGAAGGAGATGGAAGAGAGACGTCGTGCTGCTGATGACCGTCGTCGTCAAGAAGAA GAGGAGAGAAAAGCCAAGGTTGATCAGGACCGAAGAAACAGAGAGgaagagaaaaataagaaaaaccaACTAAGTGGATTTCAAACAGGAGGTCAAGGAGGAAG aaatttcactGTCGCAAAGAAGGCTGCTCAGAACGACAAGTTTGGAAACATTGTGCAGGCCAAGCAAGAGATGGGAATGACCAAAGAGCAGCAAGAAGACGCGAAGCGT gcattccTTGCGGCAATTCGCAAAGAAATACCAAACGCATCCGAAGTTCCACAAAGCGAGCTGAAGGCCAAGATAAAGGAGCTTCATCAGAGAATATGCAAACTCGAGACCGAGAAGTACGATCTCGAGAAACGTCACGAACGGCAAGAGTACGAC ATGAAAGAGCTCAACGAGCGTCAACGTCAAGTCACTCGCAATTCGGCTCTCAAGAAAGGAATTGATCCCGCTGAAGTTGGAAACACCAGATATCCa CCAAAACAACTTATTGCTTCAAAGTTCGAACGTCAACGCGTTCAAACGTTTTCTGACCGCCGAGCTCTTTTCACTAAT ACTAAAAAACTGGATACCGACGCTTATTTCGATTGGCTCAATTCCTTCAATTACATTGCTCCCCAAAGTCTCAATATTATCAGTGCTCGTGACGACATTCATGCGTATTTGAACAGTCCAGATAGATGTCCAAAGTACATTGAAAAG GAACCAACAATCTGTACTTCTCAACCCGTTTTCACTCCTAGACGACTTTCAATTCCAGCTGCG tttctcaaaCAAGGATGA
- the tnt-3 gene encoding Troponin T (Confirmed by transcript evidence) — protein sequence MSDEEEQYTDEEVEEVDEEEVEADYAPSETDTTRSDRPKTKSFTEDEEGLTEGERAMAAAKRRHEEEQHAKLQDYEERRRTEREKEEEELKKLKEKQEKRKLEREQEEKEMEERRRAADDRRRQEEEERKAKVDQDRRNREEEKNKKNQLSGFQTGGQGGRNFTVAKKAAQNDKFGNIVQAKQEMGMTKEQQEDAKRAFLAAIRKEIPNASEVPQSELKAKIKELHQRICKLETEKYDLEKRHERQEYDMKELNERQRQVTRNSALKKGIDPAEVGNTRYPPKQLIASKFERQRVQTFSDRRALFTNEPTICTSQPVFTPRRLSIPAAFLKQG from the exons ATGTCCGACGAGGAAGAACAATA CACTGACGAGGAGGTCGAGGAGGTCGACGAAGAAGAAGTCGAAGCCGATTATGCTCCGTCTGAAACTGATACCACTCGATCTGACCG ACCAAAAACCAAATCGTTCACTGAAGACGAAGAAGGCCTGACCGAAGGAGAACGTGCTATGGCG GCAGCCAAACGCCGTCACGAGGAAGAACAACACGCAAAACTTCAGGATTACGAGGAACGGCGTCGCACCGAACGTGAGAAGGAGGAAGAAGAGctgaagaaattgaaagagAAACAGGAGAAGAGAAAACTCGAACGAGAACAGGAAGAGAAGGAGATGGAAGAGAGACGTCGTGCTGCTGATGACCGTCGTCGTCAAGAAGAA GAGGAGAGAAAAGCCAAGGTTGATCAGGACCGAAGAAACAGAGAGgaagagaaaaataagaaaaaccaACTAAGTGGATTTCAAACAGGAGGTCAAGGAGGAAG aaatttcactGTCGCAAAGAAGGCTGCTCAGAACGACAAGTTTGGAAACATTGTGCAGGCCAAGCAAGAGATGGGAATGACCAAAGAGCAGCAAGAAGACGCGAAGCGT gcattccTTGCGGCAATTCGCAAAGAAATACCAAACGCATCCGAAGTTCCACAAAGCGAGCTGAAGGCCAAGATAAAGGAGCTTCATCAGAGAATATGCAAACTCGAGACCGAGAAGTACGATCTCGAGAAACGTCACGAACGGCAAGAGTACGAC ATGAAAGAGCTCAACGAGCGTCAACGTCAAGTCACTCGCAATTCGGCTCTCAAGAAAGGAATTGATCCCGCTGAAGTTGGAAACACCAGATATCCa CCAAAACAACTTATTGCTTCAAAGTTCGAACGTCAACGCGTTCAAACGTTTTCTGACCGCCGAGCTCTTTTCACTAAT GAACCAACAATCTGTACTTCTCAACCCGTTTTCACTCCTAGACGACTTTCAATTCCAGCTGCG tttctcaaaCAAGGATGA
- the tnt-3 gene encoding TropoNin T (Confirmed by transcript evidence) encodes MRSSFTSSYSSSSTLNPSSASSPLSFSSSSSQLGFRRSSATGSHGLASRSGTDYGNPFQRDSSTRDTLPARLYPTRSSSLAGRPEAPISSRVTRDEQTVGLLERYGNGARKTSVGESSTSQYFKQRRQQQSEPDSGPSSSAHGQRRQSLEAGPYGPSSPFSPFGRDQPSSSSASHFGRDGGRQTMADPQDLNQNEYMQRLLAAHNRVDDLLRSRGLGGEDERKYLRAWEEIPIIREERYRRVRTPSSSSDSGLSTDNDSDRSNAEAAPPADPPSVDSTDFFSFEREEEDIQIVHNYIVTAKVKAYYSEKLKNVEFSLDKKAKSEKASKLLNAPSTPYMSHLSVTKAKDFKATNKNKKKNSICDTRATFPSETKETISITLPAAPTPKVLMNARQDLKKTPEKIIPKLKEAMSKCTKTLRAVANKESIEKMLDEPPSSLSVSASFSVGDMRELKKPHLPKRRKTYDDNVKVQQKNVLASLKRKKMNVIPSAAEISIQHCSFYNQLAKDNFAEKNVRLNLRMTERAPKNCSTQIVLPSPPRVIYVRKDINAFYTKPPPRRTKTQEIPKPKIGRLNRAFTVELEEKEKEIRKVNRLKIPEYFLQSNAEMLEDIMGIKNGLKRVPIIGGFLVQPKEKAPVQQQSSLRRAGAIRRKPTPIKEEPSAPYSDFCPPQTPSSPLPRIRIVSPLEPDPPPIPRRRPPPASSSRHLNLHGSLALSAKPRGAAKNYESIQHQKTLAELSETDKLLIERFSSQMHIPRPKAIIRALSPFNAIRALKSQFKERCSSPPARFIHRRAPRMRSPTPAREMKPVRLASVVIVKKQLPRRHWLDFQVDLKRIDFDKHRSRLKPKMRLMRWIPRWRRRGTDEEVEEVDEEEVEADYAPSETDTTRSDRPKTKSFTEDEEGLTEGERAMAAAKRRHEEEQHAKLQDYEERRRTEREKEEEELKKLKEKQEKRKLEREQEEKEMEERRRAADDRRRQEEEERKAKVDQDRRNREEEKNKKNQLSGFQTGGQGGRNFTVAKKAAQNDKFGNIVQAKQEMGMTKEQQEDAKRAFLAAIRKEIPNASEVPQSELKAKIKELHQRICKLETEKYDLEKRHERQEYDMKELNERQRQVTRNSALKKGIDPAEVGNTRYPPKQLIASKFERQRVQTFSDRRALFTNTKKLDTDAYFDWLNSFNYIAPQSLNIISARDDIHAYLNSPDRCPKYIEKEPTICTSQPVFTPRRLSIPAAFLKQG; translated from the exons ATGCGTTCCAGTTTCACATCTTCGTATTCTTCCTCCTCCACGCTTAACCCTTCATCCGCATCAAGCCCGCTATCTTTTAGTAGCTCATCATCACAACTAGGGTTTCGTAGATCTTCGGCAACTGGTTCACATGGTCTGGCATCTCGATCTGGAACGGACTATGGCAATCCATTTCAGAGAGATTCGTCAACCCGTGACACGTTACCGGCGCGACTTTATCCGACTAGGTCAAGTAGTTTAGCTGGTAGACCAGAGGCACCGATCAGTAGTAGAGTGACACGAGATGAGCAAACGGTCGGGTTGCTCGAAAGGTACGGTAATGGGGCGCGTAAGACATCAGTAGGTGAGAGTTCCACTTCTCAATACTTCAAACAGCGCAGACAACAGCAGTCAGAGCCAGACTCTGGGCCATCTTCATCAGCACATGGTCAACGCCGCCAATCACTTGAAGCTGGGCCATATGGGCCTTCGTCTCCATTCTCGCCATTCGGTCGCGACCAACCGTCGTCGTCATCAGCATCACATTTCGGAAGAGATGGAGGACGCCAGACCATGGCTGATCCACAAGATCTAAATCAGAATGAGTATATGCAACGTCTTTTGGCAGCTCATAATCGAGTCGACGATTTACTTCGATCCCGTGGATTGGGCGGTGAGGATGAGCGAAAGTACTTGAGAGCGTGGGAAGAGATTCCAATCATTCGGGAGGAACGATACCGACGGGTGCGTACGCCAAGCAGTTCAAGCGATTCCGGCCTGTCAACAGATAACGATAGCGATCGGAGCAATGCCGAAGCCGCACCACCAGCAGATCCACCATCTGTTGATTCAACCgactttttttcgtttgagAGAGAGGAAGAGGatattcaaattgttcataacTACATTGTTACTGCAAAGGTTAAGGCTTATTACAgcgaaaagctcaaaaacgtTGAGTTCAGTCTTGACAAGAAAGCTAAATCAGAAAAGGCATCAAAGTTACTAAACGCACCTTCAACACCATATATGTCCCATCTTTCCGTGACGAAAGCAAAAGATTTCAAAGCAACAAAcaagaataaaaagaaaaatagtatttgCGATACTCGAGCTACCTTTCCTTCTGAGACAAAAGAGACTATTTCTATTACGCTACCAGCTGCTCCAACCCCAAAAGTTTTGATGAATGCTCGTcaagatttgaagaaaactccagaaaaaattataccaAAGTTGAAAGAAGCCATGAGTAAATGCACCAAAACACTTCGAGCTGTTGCCAACAAGGAGAGTATTGAGAAGATGTTAGACGAACCACCATCGTCACTTTCAGTCAGTGCCAGTTTCAGTGTTGGTGACATGAGAGAATTGAAAAAGCCACACTTGCCAAAGCGAAGGAAAACTTACGACGACAACGTGAAGGTGCAGCAAAAGAATGTTTTGGCTAGCCTGAAACGAAAAAAGATGAATGTCATTCCAAGCGCAGCAGAGATCTCAATTCAACATTGCAGTTTTTATAATCAGTTGGCAAAGGATAATTTTGCCGAAAAGAATGTGCGTCTCAATCTAAGAATGACAGAGCGAGCACCGAAAAACTGTTCGACCCAAATTGTTCTACCTTCACCGCCTCGTGTCATTTATGTTCGGAAGGATATCAATGCCTTCTACACAAAACCACCGCCAAGACGGACCAAAACACAAGAAATTCCAAAGCCAAAAATTGGACGGCTCAATCGAGCATTTACGGTTGAATTGGAAGAGAAGgaaaaagaaattcgaaaagtgaACCGTCTCAAGATCCCGGAGTACTTTTTGCAGAGCAATGCTGAAATGCTTGAAGATATTATGGGAATTAAGAATGGATTGAAACGGGTTCCTATAATCGGTGGATTCTTAGTTCAACCGAAGGAAAAGGCACCCGTTCAGCAACAATCAAGTCTGAGAAGAGCTGGTGCAATTCGAAGAAAACCAACGCCCATAAAAGAAGAACCAAGTGCTCCATACTCTGATTTCTGTCCTCCTCAAACTCCAAGCAGTCCGTTACCTAGAATTCGGATTGTGAGTCCACTTGAACCGGATCCGCCACCTATACCCAGGAGGAGACCGCCGCCCGCATCATCGTCGCGGCATTTAAACTTGCATGGCTCCCTAGCGCTGTCCGCGAAGCCTAGAGGAGCCGCAAAAAACTACGAGTCAATACAACACCAAAAAACGTTAGCGGAATTGTCAGAAACCGATAAACTACTCATCGAGCGATTCAGTTCCCAAATGCACATTCCCCGCCCCAAGGCTATCATCCGCGCTCTATCGCCTTTTAACGCGATTCGAGCATTAAAATCACAATTCAAAGAGAGATGCTCAAGTCCACCAGCAAGATTCATCCACAGAAGAGCTCCAAGAATGCGATCTCCAACTCCGGCCAGAGAAATGAAGCCAGTTCGACTAGCTTCGGTAGtaattgtgaaaaaacaaCTGCCAAGAAGACATTGGCTAGATTTTCAAGTTGATCTGAAGCGCATTGACTTCGATAAACATCGATCCCGTCTGAAACCTAAAATGCGTCTCATGCGATGGATTCCTAGATGGCGTCGTAGAGG CACTGACGAGGAGGTCGAGGAGGTCGACGAAGAAGAAGTCGAAGCCGATTATGCTCCGTCTGAAACTGATACCACTCGATCTGACCG ACCAAAAACCAAATCGTTCACTGAAGACGAAGAAGGCCTGACCGAAGGAGAACGTGCTATGGCG GCAGCCAAACGCCGTCACGAGGAAGAACAACACGCAAAACTTCAGGATTACGAGGAACGGCGTCGCACCGAACGTGAGAAGGAGGAAGAAGAGctgaagaaattgaaagagAAACAGGAGAAGAGAAAACTCGAACGAGAACAGGAAGAGAAGGAGATGGAAGAGAGACGTCGTGCTGCTGATGACCGTCGTCGTCAAGAAGAA GAGGAGAGAAAAGCCAAGGTTGATCAGGACCGAAGAAACAGAGAGgaagagaaaaataagaaaaaccaACTAAGTGGATTTCAAACAGGAGGTCAAGGAGGAAG aaatttcactGTCGCAAAGAAGGCTGCTCAGAACGACAAGTTTGGAAACATTGTGCAGGCCAAGCAAGAGATGGGAATGACCAAAGAGCAGCAAGAAGACGCGAAGCGT gcattccTTGCGGCAATTCGCAAAGAAATACCAAACGCATCCGAAGTTCCACAAAGCGAGCTGAAGGCCAAGATAAAGGAGCTTCATCAGAGAATATGCAAACTCGAGACCGAGAAGTACGATCTCGAGAAACGTCACGAACGGCAAGAGTACGAC ATGAAAGAGCTCAACGAGCGTCAACGTCAAGTCACTCGCAATTCGGCTCTCAAGAAAGGAATTGATCCCGCTGAAGTTGGAAACACCAGATATCCa CCAAAACAACTTATTGCTTCAAAGTTCGAACGTCAACGCGTTCAAACGTTTTCTGACCGCCGAGCTCTTTTCACTAAT ACTAAAAAACTGGATACCGACGCTTATTTCGATTGGCTCAATTCCTTCAATTACATTGCTCCCCAAAGTCTCAATATTATCAGTGCTCGTGACGACATTCATGCGTATTTGAACAGTCCAGATAGATGTCCAAAGTACATTGAAAAG GAACCAACAATCTGTACTTCTCAACCCGTTTTCACTCCTAGACGACTTTCAATTCCAGCTGCG tttctcaaaCAAGGATGA
- the tnt-3 gene encoding TropoNin T (Confirmed by transcript evidence), with product MRSSFTSSYSSSSTLNPSSASSPLSFSSSSSQLGFRRSSATGSHGLASRSGTDYGNPFQRDSSTRDTLPARLYPTRSSSLAGRPEAPISSRVTRDEQTVGLLERYGNGARKTSVGESSTSQYFKQRRQQQSEPDSGPSSSAHGQRRQSLEAGPYGPSSPFSPFGRDQPSSSSASHFGRDGGRQTMADPQDLNQNEYMQRLLAAHNRVDDLLRSRGLGGEDERKYLRAWEEIPIIREERYRRVRTPSSSSDSGLSTDNDSDRSNAEAAPPADPPSVDSTDFFSFEREEEDIQIVHNYIVTAKVKAYYSEKLKNVEFSLDKKAKSEKASKLLNAPSTPYMSHLSVTKAKDFKATNKNKKKNSICDTRATFPSETKETISITLPAAPTPKVLMNARQDLKKTPEKIIPKLKEAMSKCTKTLRAVANKESIEKMLDEPPSSLSVSASFSVGDMRELKKPHLPKRRKTYDDNVKVQQKNVLASLKRKKMNVIPSAAEISIQHCSFYNQLAKDNFAEKNVRLNLRMTERAPKNCSTQIVLPSPPRVIYVRKDINAFYTKPPPRRTKTQEIPKPKIGRLNRAFTVELEEKEKEIRKVNRLKIPEYFLQSNAEMLEDIMGIKNGLKRVPIIGGFLVQPKEKAPVQQQSSLRRAGAIRRKPTPIKEEPSAPYSDFCPPQTPSSPLPRIRIVSPLEPDPPPIPRRRPPPASSSRHLNLHGSLALSAKPRGAAKNYESIQHQKTLAELSETDKLLIERFSSQMHIPRPKAIIRALSPFNAIRALKSQFKERCSSPPARFIHRRAPRMRSPTPAREMKPVRLASVVIVKKQLPRRHWLDFQVDLKRIDFDKHRSRLKPKMRLMRWIPRWRRRGTDEEVEEVDEEEVEADYAPSETDTTRSDRPKTKSFTEDEEGLTEGERAMAAAKRRHEEEQHAKLQDYEERRRTEREKEEEELKKLKEKQEKRKLEREQEEKEMEERRRAADDRRRQEEEERKAKVDQDRRNREEEKNKKNQLSGFQTGGQGGRNFTVAKKAAQNDKFGNIVQAKQEMGMTKEQQEDAKRAFLAAIRKEIPNASEVPQSELKAKIKELHQRICKLETEKYDLEKRHERQEYDMKELNERQRQVTRNSALKKGIDPAEVGNTRYPPKQLIASKFERQRVQTFSDRRALFTNEPTICTSQPVFTPRRLSIPAAFLKQG from the exons ATGCGTTCCAGTTTCACATCTTCGTATTCTTCCTCCTCCACGCTTAACCCTTCATCCGCATCAAGCCCGCTATCTTTTAGTAGCTCATCATCACAACTAGGGTTTCGTAGATCTTCGGCAACTGGTTCACATGGTCTGGCATCTCGATCTGGAACGGACTATGGCAATCCATTTCAGAGAGATTCGTCAACCCGTGACACGTTACCGGCGCGACTTTATCCGACTAGGTCAAGTAGTTTAGCTGGTAGACCAGAGGCACCGATCAGTAGTAGAGTGACACGAGATGAGCAAACGGTCGGGTTGCTCGAAAGGTACGGTAATGGGGCGCGTAAGACATCAGTAGGTGAGAGTTCCACTTCTCAATACTTCAAACAGCGCAGACAACAGCAGTCAGAGCCAGACTCTGGGCCATCTTCATCAGCACATGGTCAACGCCGCCAATCACTTGAAGCTGGGCCATATGGGCCTTCGTCTCCATTCTCGCCATTCGGTCGCGACCAACCGTCGTCGTCATCAGCATCACATTTCGGAAGAGATGGAGGACGCCAGACCATGGCTGATCCACAAGATCTAAATCAGAATGAGTATATGCAACGTCTTTTGGCAGCTCATAATCGAGTCGACGATTTACTTCGATCCCGTGGATTGGGCGGTGAGGATGAGCGAAAGTACTTGAGAGCGTGGGAAGAGATTCCAATCATTCGGGAGGAACGATACCGACGGGTGCGTACGCCAAGCAGTTCAAGCGATTCCGGCCTGTCAACAGATAACGATAGCGATCGGAGCAATGCCGAAGCCGCACCACCAGCAGATCCACCATCTGTTGATTCAACCgactttttttcgtttgagAGAGAGGAAGAGGatattcaaattgttcataacTACATTGTTACTGCAAAGGTTAAGGCTTATTACAgcgaaaagctcaaaaacgtTGAGTTCAGTCTTGACAAGAAAGCTAAATCAGAAAAGGCATCAAAGTTACTAAACGCACCTTCAACACCATATATGTCCCATCTTTCCGTGACGAAAGCAAAAGATTTCAAAGCAACAAAcaagaataaaaagaaaaatagtatttgCGATACTCGAGCTACCTTTCCTTCTGAGACAAAAGAGACTATTTCTATTACGCTACCAGCTGCTCCAACCCCAAAAGTTTTGATGAATGCTCGTcaagatttgaagaaaactccagaaaaaattataccaAAGTTGAAAGAAGCCATGAGTAAATGCACCAAAACACTTCGAGCTGTTGCCAACAAGGAGAGTATTGAGAAGATGTTAGACGAACCACCATCGTCACTTTCAGTCAGTGCCAGTTTCAGTGTTGGTGACATGAGAGAATTGAAAAAGCCACACTTGCCAAAGCGAAGGAAAACTTACGACGACAACGTGAAGGTGCAGCAAAAGAATGTTTTGGCTAGCCTGAAACGAAAAAAGATGAATGTCATTCCAAGCGCAGCAGAGATCTCAATTCAACATTGCAGTTTTTATAATCAGTTGGCAAAGGATAATTTTGCCGAAAAGAATGTGCGTCTCAATCTAAGAATGACAGAGCGAGCACCGAAAAACTGTTCGACCCAAATTGTTCTACCTTCACCGCCTCGTGTCATTTATGTTCGGAAGGATATCAATGCCTTCTACACAAAACCACCGCCAAGACGGACCAAAACACAAGAAATTCCAAAGCCAAAAATTGGACGGCTCAATCGAGCATTTACGGTTGAATTGGAAGAGAAGgaaaaagaaattcgaaaagtgaACCGTCTCAAGATCCCGGAGTACTTTTTGCAGAGCAATGCTGAAATGCTTGAAGATATTATGGGAATTAAGAATGGATTGAAACGGGTTCCTATAATCGGTGGATTCTTAGTTCAACCGAAGGAAAAGGCACCCGTTCAGCAACAATCAAGTCTGAGAAGAGCTGGTGCAATTCGAAGAAAACCAACGCCCATAAAAGAAGAACCAAGTGCTCCATACTCTGATTTCTGTCCTCCTCAAACTCCAAGCAGTCCGTTACCTAGAATTCGGATTGTGAGTCCACTTGAACCGGATCCGCCACCTATACCCAGGAGGAGACCGCCGCCCGCATCATCGTCGCGGCATTTAAACTTGCATGGCTCCCTAGCGCTGTCCGCGAAGCCTAGAGGAGCCGCAAAAAACTACGAGTCAATACAACACCAAAAAACGTTAGCGGAATTGTCAGAAACCGATAAACTACTCATCGAGCGATTCAGTTCCCAAATGCACATTCCCCGCCCCAAGGCTATCATCCGCGCTCTATCGCCTTTTAACGCGATTCGAGCATTAAAATCACAATTCAAAGAGAGATGCTCAAGTCCACCAGCAAGATTCATCCACAGAAGAGCTCCAAGAATGCGATCTCCAACTCCGGCCAGAGAAATGAAGCCAGTTCGACTAGCTTCGGTAGtaattgtgaaaaaacaaCTGCCAAGAAGACATTGGCTAGATTTTCAAGTTGATCTGAAGCGCATTGACTTCGATAAACATCGATCCCGTCTGAAACCTAAAATGCGTCTCATGCGATGGATTCCTAGATGGCGTCGTAGAGG CACTGACGAGGAGGTCGAGGAGGTCGACGAAGAAGAAGTCGAAGCCGATTATGCTCCGTCTGAAACTGATACCACTCGATCTGACCG ACCAAAAACCAAATCGTTCACTGAAGACGAAGAAGGCCTGACCGAAGGAGAACGTGCTATGGCG GCAGCCAAACGCCGTCACGAGGAAGAACAACACGCAAAACTTCAGGATTACGAGGAACGGCGTCGCACCGAACGTGAGAAGGAGGAAGAAGAGctgaagaaattgaaagagAAACAGGAGAAGAGAAAACTCGAACGAGAACAGGAAGAGAAGGAGATGGAAGAGAGACGTCGTGCTGCTGATGACCGTCGTCGTCAAGAAGAA GAGGAGAGAAAAGCCAAGGTTGATCAGGACCGAAGAAACAGAGAGgaagagaaaaataagaaaaaccaACTAAGTGGATTTCAAACAGGAGGTCAAGGAGGAAG aaatttcactGTCGCAAAGAAGGCTGCTCAGAACGACAAGTTTGGAAACATTGTGCAGGCCAAGCAAGAGATGGGAATGACCAAAGAGCAGCAAGAAGACGCGAAGCGT gcattccTTGCGGCAATTCGCAAAGAAATACCAAACGCATCCGAAGTTCCACAAAGCGAGCTGAAGGCCAAGATAAAGGAGCTTCATCAGAGAATATGCAAACTCGAGACCGAGAAGTACGATCTCGAGAAACGTCACGAACGGCAAGAGTACGAC ATGAAAGAGCTCAACGAGCGTCAACGTCAAGTCACTCGCAATTCGGCTCTCAAGAAAGGAATTGATCCCGCTGAAGTTGGAAACACCAGATATCCa CCAAAACAACTTATTGCTTCAAAGTTCGAACGTCAACGCGTTCAAACGTTTTCTGACCGCCGAGCTCTTTTCACTAAT GAACCAACAATCTGTACTTCTCAACCCGTTTTCACTCCTAGACGACTTTCAATTCCAGCTGCG tttctcaaaCAAGGATGA